In Chroicocephalus ridibundus chromosome 4, bChrRid1.1, whole genome shotgun sequence, one genomic interval encodes:
- the IMMP1L gene encoding mitochondrial inner membrane protease subunit 1: MLRNVLGKTFRFLGYTVQYGCIAHCAFEYLGGIVVCSGPSMEPTIQNSDIVFSENLSRHFYCIRKGDIVIVKSPNDPKSNICKRVIGLEGDKVCTSNPSDFLKSHSYVPKGHVWLEGDNLRNSTDSRCYGPVPYGLIRGRICFKIWPLNDFGFLRASPNGHRFLDD, encoded by the exons ATGCTTCGCAATGTCCTAGGAAAAACCTTTCGATTTCTCGGGTATACTGTGCAATATGGCTGCATAGCGCATTGTGCCTTTGAGTACCTTGGAGGAATTGTGgtg tgtTCTGGACCTTCAATGGAACCAACCATTCAAAATTCTGATATTGTCTTTTCGGAGAACCTTAGCCGCCACTTTTATTGCATTCGAAA aggAGATATTGTAATTGTGAAAAGCCCAAATGACCCCAAATCAAATATCTGTAAAAGAGTAATTGGCTTGGAAGGGGATAAAGTCTGCACAAGCAACCCTTCAGATTTCCTTAAGAGTCACAGCTAT GTACCTAAAGGACATGTTTGGTTAGAAGGTGATAATCTCAGGAATTCTACAGATTCCAGGTGCTATGGACCTGTTCCTTATGGATTGATAAGAGGACGCATTTGTTTTAAG ATATGGCCCCTGAATGACTTTGGATTTCTACGTGCAAGCCCCAACGGCCATAGATTTCTTGATgattaa